The DNA segment GAGGCATCAGGGTGGTGTCCAGCCGTCCGGGTCCAGCCACCAGAAAAGGATGTTCGGTCATGGCGGAAAAGATGCGTTCCAGCGCCTCTGCATATTCACCTAAAGGCTGCGCCAGCCCCACGAAAATCCGGGCGGCGGCGCTCAGCGGCAGCGCGAAGGCCGGAACGCTACAGCCGTCGGTACCCACTTCTACCTGTTGCAGATCGACACCACCCAGTTCGGCATGCAACTCCCGAATGCGGATTTGCAGGGGGTGACCGTGTTCGGTGTAGCCCTCCTTCGGCCAGCCATTCAGCACGCACGAAAGTAGCATTCCGGCGTGCTTGCCCGAACAGTTGTGGTGCAAAGGCGTCGCAGTCTCACCCGCACGGATCAGTTCTGCCGCCACCGCCGCGTCGAAGGGCGGGTGCATACCGCATTTTAGATCAGCCACGGTGCTGCCGGAACGCTCCAGCAGTCGCAGCACCGCCAGCCGATGCTCTGCCGTTCCGGCGTGGCTGGCACAGGCAATCGCCAGCTCATCGGACGGCAATTCGGGGGCGGCCAGGGCCAGCGGCAATGCCTGCACCGGCTTGCTGCTGCTGCGCGGGAAGGTGACCAGAGCGGGGTCACCGCAACTGGCGATCAAGGTTCCATCCGCGTCCACCACGGCCAGATGAACGGTGTGAATACTCTCGTCCACGCCGCCGCGCGTGAAGACCACCCGGGCCACCTGTGATTCAGTCTGTGTCATGCTGCCTAGAGTAGCCCCAGAAAGCGCCCAGCTTGACTTCTCCGGCCCTGACCCTTAATCTTCTGTCCGCTGGTCCGCCAGCCTGAGCTGGAAAATATAGGGTCCGGTAGTGTAGCGGTTAGCATATCTGCCTGTCACGCAGAAGGTCGCGGGTTCAAATCCCGTCCGGACCGCCAGAAGAGAAGGGAGTGGGGAGCAAAGTGCCTCGCTCCTTTTTTTTGTCTTGTCTTGACACAGCCGTGGAGGTTCGGCCATATGCGGCCAACGTGACACCCTGCCCCCGCGCTTTGTCCTATGATGCGTCCCGGTTTCGCACGGCGTCCGTGAGCAAATTTTGTGTTCCCCACTGCTCCGAACCCCGCGCACGGCGAGCCTATCCCCAGACACCCTGGCCCCAGAAGCCCTGGTTTCTGCCCCGGAGGAGGACGCCCGAACATGACTGCCACTAAATCCCCCCTGACCACCCCCCTGTTCACCACCACCGACGCCGCCGAGCTGTATCAGGTGCCCAACTGGAGCGGCGGCTGGTTCCGCGTCTCCGAGAAGGGCGAGATGGAAGTGACGCCCGCCCCCGGCCTGCACGCCCCGCTGCGCGCCATTGTGGATGAGATCGTGGAGCGCGGAGAGAGCCTGCCCGTGATCCTGCGCTTTCCCCAGGTCATCACCGGGCGCGTCAAGCACCTCAATGAATCCTTCCAGAACGCCATCACCGAGTAC comes from the Deinococcus sp. AJ005 genome and includes:
- a CDS encoding asparaginase; translation: MTQTESQVARVVFTRGGVDESIHTVHLAVVDADGTLIASCGDPALVTFPRSSSKPVQALPLALAAPELPSDELAIACASHAGTAEHRLAVLRLLERSGSTVADLKCGMHPPFDAAVAAELIRAGETATPLHHNCSGKHAGMLLSCVLNGWPKEGYTEHGHPLQIRIRELHAELGGVDLQQVEVGTDGCSVPAFALPLSAAARIFVGLAQPLGEYAEALERIFSAMTEHPFLVAGPGRLDTTLMPLVPGLVAKMGAEAFYGIGLRDSPRGPLGVAFKIMDGGERARAHVALGVLEALGVPLTSELRALAPDTLHNWAGREVGGVRVELPMVWA